The Streptomyces cyanogenus DNA segment CAGGCTTCTCAGGAGTGCTGAACGATGGTGTCGGCGAGCACCGGAGCGTCCCCGCGCTCCACGGCCCCCACCGTGACCCGCACCCGCCCCTCCTCGCGCCACATCCGGACGCGCAGGGTCTCCCCCGGGAACACGACCCCGGCGAACCGGGTGCTGTAGCCGCGCACCCGGGTCACGTCGCCGCCGAACAGCGTGTCCACGACCGCCTTGAGGGTGATGCCGTAGGTGCACAGGCCGTGCAGGATCGGCTTGTCGAAACCGGCGAGCTTGGCGAACTCGGGGTCGGCGTGCAGGGGGTTGTAGTCGCCGGAGAGGCGGTAGAGGAGGGCCTGGTCGGCGCGGACGGGCCGGTCGACGGTCCGGTCGGGGTCGCCGGTGGGCGGGTCCAGGCGGGCGGAGGGTCCGCGGTCGCCGCCCCAGCCGCCCTCGCCGCGTACGAAGATCTGGGCGTCGTTGGTCCACAACGGGCCGTCGGCGTCGGCGACTTCCGTCCGCATGACCAGGACGGCGGCCTTGCCCTTGTCGTACACGGCGGCGATCCGGCCGGTGGCGGTGGCGGTGCCGGCGACCGGGAGCGGCCGGTGCAGGGTCAGGCTCTGGCCGCCGTGCAGGACCCTGGCCAGGTCGACGTCGACCCCCGGCATGGACAGTCCGCCGGTCACCCCGGGCTTGCCGCCGCCCGCGACGGTGGCGAAGCTCGGCAGGACGTGCAGCCGGGTTTCCAGGGTGTAGCGCAGTTCGTCCGGGTCGGTGGCGGGGCTGTCCTTGTCCGGGTTGGCACCCGCGCCGATGCCGAGGTGGTAGAGCTGGACGTCCTTGGCGGTCCAGCCGATCTCACCGGAGCGGGGTTCGGCGGCGAGGGCCTGGGCTGCGTCGATGGGCATGGGGCTCCTGACGGGTCTCAAGACCTC contains these protein-coding regions:
- a CDS encoding MaoC/PaaZ C-terminal domain-containing protein → MPIDAAQALAAEPRSGEIGWTAKDVQLYHLGIGAGANPDKDSPATDPDELRYTLETRLHVLPSFATVAGGGKPGVTGGLSMPGVDVDLARVLHGGQSLTLHRPLPVAGTATATGRIAAVYDKGKAAVLVMRTEVADADGPLWTNDAQIFVRGEGGWGGDRGPSARLDPPTGDPDRTVDRPVRADQALLYRLSGDYNPLHADPEFAKLAGFDKPILHGLCTYGITLKAVVDTLFGGDVTRVRGYSTRFAGVVFPGETLRVRMWREEGRVRVTVGAVERGDAPVLADTIVQHS